Proteins from a genomic interval of Oncorhynchus kisutch isolate 150728-3 linkage group LG28, Okis_V2, whole genome shotgun sequence:
- the LOC109872685 gene encoding trace amine-associated receptor 13c-like produces MAFSEVDGYQAVQYCFPLHNSSCVKKERTIAENILLHLFFFSVSSFTVFVNLLVIISISHFKQLHTPTNLLILSLAVSDLLVGIVVIPVEGIKVIESCWYLGETMCSVFHGIVFSVIFASLYNLVIIAVDRYVAVCDPLLYISKITIGKTLTSIFLTWIFSFIYNLVILYCNGQWYRSQAHKNCHGECVLIISFTWGIIDLFVSFVAPCSVIICLYMNIFKVARIQVKVMNITTRIKMSESKATKTLGVVLSVFLVGWITYYVGSLSEDYLAHSDVIIAFLSWVVYINSFLNPLIYALFYPWFKTAVRHILTLHILAPSSSLINLFPENC; encoded by the coding sequence ATGGCGTTCAGTGAAGTGGATGGATATCAAGCAGTACAATACTGTTTTCCTCTCCACAACTCGTCTTGCGTTAAGAAGGAGCGAACCATAGCAGAAAATATACTCCTGCaccttttttttttctctgtgtCATCATTCACAGTGTTTGTGAATCTGCTGGTGatcatctccatctctcacttCAAACAGCTCCACACTCCAACCAACCTGctcatcctctctctggctgtgtcagATCTCCTGGTTGGGATTGTTGTGATTCCAGTGGAGGGCATCAAAGTCATCGAGTCATGCTGGTATCTTGGTGAAACAATGTGTTCAGTTTTTCATGGGATTGTTTTCTCTGTCATTTTTGCATCTCTATACAATTTAGTCATCATAGCTGTTGACAGATATGTTGCTGTTTGTGATCCTTTACTCTACATTTCAAAAATAACTATTGGAAAAACATTGACTTCTATATTCCTAACCTGGATATTTTCTTTTATATATAATCTTGTTATTCTATACTGTAATGGTCAATGGTATCGTTCTCAGGCACACAAGAACTGCCATGGAGAATGTGTGTTGATTATCAGTTTTACATGGGGAATTATTGACCTTTTTGTCTCCTTTGTTGCACCTTGTTCTGTTATTATATGCTTATACATGAACATTTTCAAAGTGGCAAGAATTCAAGTAAAAGTGATGAATATCACAACCAGGATCAAGATGTCAGAGAGTAAGGCAACCAAAACACTGGGGGTTGTGTTATCGGTGTTCCTCGTCGGTTGGATCACATATTACGTTGGTTCACTTTCTGAGGACTACCtggcacattcagatgtcatCATAGCATTTCTCTCCTGGGTTGTGTACATTAATTCATTCCTTAACCCTCTGATCTATGCATTGTTTTACCCATGGTTCAAAACAGCAGTAAGACACATCTTAACCTTACATATCCTGGCACCCTCATCCTCCTTAATAAATCTCTTTCCAGAAAATTGTTag